Proteins found in one Thalassophryne amazonica chromosome 1, fThaAma1.1, whole genome shotgun sequence genomic segment:
- the thtpa gene encoding thiamine-triphosphatase, whose amino-acid sequence MSIEVERKFLCNADTVKTLEALGAVCIGQWQFHDQYFDTPDFDLTLRNMWLRKRRGCWELKYPITTASKREGRSGEQPTRSSLCTHYKEITNLPEIQLRVGEVIKGICRDTSSQPLAELAEEERTPIKAEACCNVASDGSLQDKDSWLSEVNLECFAEFTTVRRTFTLDEDGVQIDLDHADFGYYVGEIEVLLPDGGDMQCAQDKIQRTADKLGLSGDKRVEGKIDVYLQRNLPEHYAKLLSTHFVTGM is encoded by the exons ATGAGTATTGAAGTGGAAAGAAAATTTTTGTGCAATGCTGACACTGTAAAAACACTGGAGGCTCTTGGGG cGGTATGTATTGGTCAGTGGCAATTTCATGACCAGTATTTTGATACCCCCGACTTTGACCTTACTTTGAGAAACATGTGGCTGCGGAAACGTCGCGGATGTTGGGAGCTCAAATATCCAATCACAACTGCCAGCAAGAGGGAAGGCAGAAGTGGAGAACAACCTACACGATCATCcctgtgcacacattacaaagagaTAACCAACCTGCCTGAAATACAGCTGAGAGTGGGCGAGGTCATAAAAGGCATCTGTAGGGATACTTCAAGTCAGCCGCTAGCAGAATTGGCAGAAGAAGAAAGAACACCCATAAAGGCCGAGGCTTGCTGTAATGTAGCCAGTGATGGAAGTTTACAGGACAAGGATTCTTGGCTGAGTGAAGTTAACCTTGAATGCTTTGCAGAGTTCACAACAGTACGTCGGACATTCACTTTGGATGAAGACGGTGTACAGATCGATCTTGATCATGCTGACTTTGGCTACTATGTGGGTGAAATTGAGGTACTCCTGCCAGACGGAGGAGATATGCAGTGTGCCCAAGATAAAATTCAAAGAACAGCTGACAAGCTTG GTCTGTCTGGAGATAAACGAGTTGAAGGAAAAATTGATGTTTACCTTCAAAGAAACCTGCCAGAGCACTATGCAAAACTGTTAAGCACACATTTTGTAACGGGTATGTAG